In one window of Deinococcus sonorensis KR-87 DNA:
- a CDS encoding MarR family winged helix-turn-helix transcriptional regulator, with product MPESTSYLLHRLVAELDRAADRLLRAHFGISYSRALFLFALHEHGTVTQHELATALGYSDPAISTMVQSLIRDGHVETARSPEHGRKRLVTLTPQGRAFVAQGRHLLDDRFNDLVLQAGVDLQHYRALTQQLFQALTGQRSPHEG from the coding sequence GTGCCTGAATCGACCTCGTATCTCCTCCACCGGCTCGTCGCCGAGCTCGACCGCGCCGCGGACCGGCTGCTGCGGGCGCACTTCGGCATCTCGTACAGCCGGGCGCTGTTCCTGTTCGCCCTCCACGAGCATGGAACGGTCACGCAGCACGAACTGGCCACCGCCCTCGGCTACAGCGACCCGGCCATCAGCACCATGGTCCAGAGCCTCATCCGCGACGGCCACGTCGAAACGGCCCGCAGCCCGGAGCACGGCCGCAAGCGCCTGGTCACCCTCACCCCGCAGGGACGCGCGTTCGTGGCGCAGGGCCGGCACCTGCTCGACGACAGGTTCAACGACCTCGTGCTGCAGGCCGGCGTCGACCTGCAGCACTACCGCGCGCTGACCCAGCAGCTGTTTCAGGCCCTGACCGGCCAGAGGAGCCCCCATGAAGGCTAA
- the ilvB gene encoding biosynthetic-type acetolactate synthase large subunit yields MPIRTSESLPNPQRLGSFFLEEDMTPTMTGAALLLHALRDHGITTLFGIPGAMNLPIYDALDRSGIRHILTRHEQGAVHAAEGFARSSGRIGTCLATSGPAATNLITGLGDALLDHLPLLALTGNVPTHLQGTRAFQELDIVSIARPVTKGAFQARTASQIPALVREAVRLAQSGKPGPVLIDLPHDVQLQQTPMGVHFQPEPQARVTSHPRSYRAVMDHLKAADRPVLLIGAGAQDATRVQPFVDTTGIPVVHTLQGIGILPAAHPQRVGMPGVYGSSRANQTLSQADLILGIGVRFDDRLTGKLALFAPQARIIHIDLDPLEFGRLLQPALSVQARAEEAFEALSALAEPLNLEAWWAQIRRFAEYIPPAQWSMTQVLQTLRTVLNPDDLIATDVGHHQMLAAHHCAPSRPRHWLTSGGLGTMGYALPAAAGAAIAHPNQRVICICGDGGFQMTHQELSTLTAHQLNVKVLVLDNGHLGMVRQYQDLFTPSGRQQVELASSNPDFARLALAYHIPAVTVRHGEQLRDVMQQWFTHPGPSLLHAIVPAEENIPVVPAGRQLTDWVVRAEPPTPACPTSAR; encoded by the coding sequence TTGCCGATCCGCACCAGCGAGTCTCTCCCCAACCCACAGCGGTTGGGGAGTTTTTTTTTGGAGGAAGACATGACACCGACCATGACCGGAGCCGCGCTGCTCCTCCACGCCCTCAGAGACCACGGCATCACCACCCTGTTCGGCATTCCTGGCGCCATGAATCTCCCCATCTACGACGCGTTGGACCGGTCCGGCATCCGGCATATCCTCACGCGCCACGAGCAAGGGGCCGTGCACGCCGCAGAAGGGTTCGCCCGCAGCAGCGGACGGATCGGGACCTGCCTGGCGACGTCCGGTCCCGCCGCCACCAACCTGATCACCGGCCTTGGCGACGCCCTGCTGGACCACCTCCCGCTCCTGGCCCTCACCGGCAACGTCCCGACGCACCTGCAGGGCACACGGGCATTTCAGGAGCTTGACATCGTCTCCATCGCCCGTCCGGTCACCAAGGGGGCGTTCCAGGCCCGCACGGCCAGTCAGATTCCCGCTCTGGTGCGAGAAGCGGTGCGACTGGCTCAGAGCGGGAAGCCCGGTCCCGTCCTGATCGACCTGCCCCACGACGTGCAACTCCAGCAGACGCCCATGGGCGTTCATTTCCAGCCGGAGCCTCAGGCGCGCGTCACGTCCCACCCCCGGTCCTACCGCGCGGTGATGGACCACCTGAAGGCGGCGGACCGGCCGGTGCTGTTGATCGGCGCGGGGGCACAGGACGCCACGAGGGTTCAGCCGTTCGTGGACACCACGGGCATCCCGGTGGTGCACACGCTGCAGGGCATCGGCATCCTGCCTGCAGCTCACCCACAGCGCGTGGGGATGCCCGGCGTGTACGGCAGCAGCAGGGCGAATCAGACGCTGAGTCAGGCGGACCTCATCCTCGGGATCGGCGTCCGCTTTGATGATCGGCTGACGGGCAAGCTGGCCCTGTTCGCGCCACAGGCACGCATCATCCACATTGATCTCGATCCTCTGGAATTCGGCCGGTTGCTTCAACCGGCGCTGAGTGTCCAGGCCCGAGCAGAAGAGGCGTTTGAAGCGCTGTCGGCGCTGGCAGAACCGTTGAACCTGGAGGCCTGGTGGGCGCAGATTCGGAGGTTCGCTGAGTACATCCCACCGGCTCAGTGGAGCATGACCCAGGTCCTGCAGACCCTCCGGACGGTGCTCAACCCAGATGACTTGATCGCCACGGATGTCGGTCACCATCAGATGCTCGCGGCCCACCACTGTGCGCCGTCCAGACCGCGGCACTGGCTCACGTCTGGGGGGCTGGGCACCATGGGCTATGCGCTGCCGGCAGCGGCGGGCGCCGCCATCGCCCATCCGAATCAACGGGTCATCTGCATTTGCGGCGACGGGGGGTTTCAGATGACCCACCAGGAACTGTCCACCCTGACCGCCCACCAGCTGAACGTGAAGGTGCTGGTGCTGGATAACGGTCATCTGGGCATGGTCAGGCAATACCAGGACCTCTTTACCCCCTCCGGTCGTCAGCAGGTGGAACTCGCGTCCAGCAACCCGGACTTTGCGCGGCTGGCACTGGCGTACCACATTCCAGCCGTGACGGTCCGCCATGGCGAACAGCTCCGCGACGTGATGCAGCAGTGGTTTACGCATCCCGGCCCGTCGCTGCTCCATGCGATCGTTCCTGCGGAAGAAAATATCCCGGTGGTTCCCGCGGGACGTCAACTGACCGACTGGGTGGTGCGCGCTGAGCCCCCCACTCCAGCGTGCCCAACATCCGCCCGGTGA
- a CDS encoding single-stranded DNA-binding protein produces the protein MARGMNHIFLIGALALDPELRYSPSGMAIFEVTVAGEDHLTGLGGQVRRLPWAHPVHLLGQAAERLAERHLKAGDGLMVEGTLEYRSWDTPDGGKRSTVRVKGLRVEVLGGAPETTQDAGGGVRMPGGMNMVLVIGNLTRDAELRYTPGGDAVLSLALAVNETWKDGGGRQQERVHYVDVTVWRALAEMAKDLKKGDPVLVQGRLMNERWTDKDGHTRTTSKIEASRVEALTRGPALGQAAGGRTASRAPAPARAAVEALPPEEDLPF, from the coding sequence ATGGCACGCGGCATGAACCACATCTTTCTGATCGGCGCCCTCGCTCTTGACCCGGAGCTGCGGTATAGCCCCAGCGGCATGGCCATCTTCGAGGTGACGGTCGCCGGCGAGGACCACCTGACCGGCTTGGGCGGCCAGGTTCGCCGCCTGCCCTGGGCCCACCCGGTCCACCTGCTCGGCCAGGCCGCCGAACGGCTGGCCGAGCGACATCTCAAGGCCGGGGACGGCCTGATGGTGGAAGGCACGCTGGAGTACCGCAGCTGGGACACGCCAGATGGTGGGAAGCGCAGTACGGTGCGCGTGAAGGGCCTGCGGGTGGAGGTGCTGGGGGGCGCGCCCGAGACGACCCAGGACGCCGGGGGTGGCGTGCGCATGCCGGGCGGCATGAACATGGTGCTGGTGATCGGCAACCTGACCCGAGACGCAGAACTGCGGTACACCCCTGGCGGCGACGCGGTGCTGAGTCTGGCGCTGGCGGTGAACGAGACCTGGAAGGACGGAGGCGGCCGGCAGCAGGAGCGGGTCCATTACGTGGACGTAACGGTCTGGCGGGCGCTGGCCGAGATGGCGAAGGACCTGAAGAAGGGCGATCCGGTGCTGGTGCAGGGCCGCCTGATGAACGAGCGCTGGACCGACAAGGACGGCCACACGCGCACCACCAGCAAGATAGAGGCGTCGCGCGTTGAGGCGCTCACCCGCGGCCCCGCCCTGGGGCAGGCGGCCGGGGGCCGGACGGCCAGCCGCGCCCCCGCTCCGGCCCGGGCGGCGGTGGAGGCGTTGCCCCCGGAGGAGGACCTGCCGTTCTGA
- a CDS encoding TetR/AcrR family transcriptional regulator, with product MPRWDPDAELRLRAAAADLFAERGYSEVTTAEIAQRAGLTRRSFFRYFADKREVVFPRVDELAMALERALTALPQEASLSQLSEAVFGVLAQAGEFITADREGQRRRQALISQSFELQERERTKLAASASTIEQSYTARGLDSGALFGAVAMEVFRAAYQAALHDEGTVPFRARLDAVRLSTGAFLTPG from the coding sequence ATGCCACGTTGGGATCCTGACGCCGAACTCCGGCTTCGCGCCGCTGCTGCCGACCTGTTCGCCGAGCGAGGCTACAGCGAGGTCACCACCGCAGAGATTGCTCAACGTGCTGGGCTCACGCGGCGTTCGTTTTTCCGGTACTTCGCTGACAAACGCGAGGTTGTCTTTCCACGAGTCGATGAACTGGCCATGGCCCTTGAACGAGCATTGACGGCCCTGCCCCAGGAGGCGAGCCTCAGCCAGCTGTCAGAAGCTGTATTCGGGGTGCTCGCGCAGGCAGGAGAATTTATAACCGCCGACCGCGAGGGGCAGCGCAGACGGCAAGCGTTGATCTCGCAAAGCTTCGAGTTGCAGGAACGGGAGCGAACAAAGCTTGCCGCGAGCGCGTCAACGATCGAGCAGTCGTACACCGCCCGTGGACTGGACTCGGGCGCGCTGTTCGGAGCCGTCGCGATGGAAGTGTTCCGTGCCGCTTACCAAGCAGCGCTCCACGATGAAGGCACCGTACCTTTTCGTGCGCGACTCGATGCGGTGCGATTGTCGACAGGGGCGTTTCTGACGCCAGGGTAA
- a CDS encoding SDR family NAD(P)-dependent oxidoreductase, which yields MNVERLDGRIAVVTGGSSGVGLAAAKGLARLGARTILISRREQSAKRAVDEIKRITGNPAVEFALCDLTDPVAVQALIHDLEKQIPHIAVLVSAAGSVGEQGVTSSGIPRAFATNYLGHFFLIRAALPLLNAAPDGRILIVGVMPALIRRLRTVSYSAVGPEMSSTALMNQAVAWKLLLAHHLAVTHPGGPSINVFHPGLIRSNLLSGGTIAAKAIGAIFNRFAKDHCVVVEYLASSSAVTGASGNMFDDRGRRVNLPSIVTAEHADNVWKASVAMTERALGG from the coding sequence ATGAATGTGGAACGGCTGGACGGGCGGATTGCAGTGGTGACGGGCGGATCATCCGGCGTGGGTCTGGCGGCCGCGAAGGGCTTAGCTCGGCTCGGTGCTCGTACGATTCTTATTTCCCGCCGGGAACAGAGCGCCAAACGCGCGGTGGACGAGATCAAGCGGATCACCGGAAATCCAGCAGTGGAGTTCGCCCTCTGTGATCTCACTGACCCTGTCGCCGTTCAGGCCCTCATCCACGATCTCGAAAAGCAGATCCCGCATATTGCTGTGCTGGTCAGCGCTGCCGGCTCAGTCGGTGAACAGGGGGTGACCTCTTCTGGCATCCCACGCGCGTTCGCCACGAATTATCTCGGGCATTTCTTCCTGATTCGTGCTGCCCTGCCTCTGCTCAACGCTGCGCCAGATGGGCGAATCCTCATCGTCGGTGTCATGCCGGCGCTCATCAGGCGGCTCAGAACCGTCAGCTACAGCGCTGTCGGTCCTGAGATGTCGTCGACCGCGCTGATGAATCAAGCGGTGGCCTGGAAACTCTTACTTGCCCACCATTTGGCCGTCACACATCCGGGTGGCCCGTCCATCAACGTGTTCCACCCAGGTCTGATCCGTTCGAATTTATTGAGTGGCGGCACCATCGCTGCAAAAGCGATCGGGGCGATCTTCAACAGGTTCGCGAAGGATCACTGCGTCGTTGTTGAATATCTCGCCAGCTCGTCCGCCGTCACGGGAGCGAGCGGGAACATGTTTGATGATCGAGGACGACGGGTGAACCTGCCTTCCATCGTGACAGCGGAGCACGCTGATAACGTATGGAAGGCAAGCGTGGCCATGACCGAGCGTGCCCTCGGTGGATAA
- a CDS encoding helix-turn-helix domain-containing protein, giving the protein MRTVEFTLRHYLATHGLSAYRLAQAARGRVSERTVYALARGEASRVDLGTLAAVMSTLEELTGEPVSPADLLTAVTVPGPDREARTWLDGDASHLGEFEPYDWGGTDPYTLGEPVRVGPDGEIVIGGE; this is encoded by the coding sequence ATGCGAACGGTTGAATTCACCCTTCGGCACTATCTCGCCACCCATGGCCTGAGTGCGTACCGTCTCGCACAAGCGGCACGCGGGCGGGTCAGCGAGCGCACGGTCTATGCCCTGGCGCGGGGCGAGGCCAGCCGCGTTGACCTCGGTACCCTGGCGGCCGTCATGAGTACGCTGGAGGAACTGACCGGTGAGCCGGTCAGTCCCGCTGACCTGCTGACCGCCGTCACGGTACCGGGGCCTGACCGTGAAGCGCGAACGTGGCTTGATGGAGACGCTTCGCACCTGGGCGAGTTCGAGCCCTACGACTGGGGCGGGACCGACCCCTACACCCTGGGCGAGCCTGTCCGGGTGGGGCCAGATGGTGAAATCGTCATCGGTGGCGAGTGA
- a CDS encoding type II toxin-antitoxin system PemK/MazF family toxin: MADFPEHDPSGHEQEGPRPAVLVGLPTNAGRPRFPVLMLAPVTTFRGQPWVTAAPDLYPVLSVGAGGLRVDSVALIDQTRALDASRVSRYLGTLTSGEYAPVHAAVRLIFSI, encoded by the coding sequence GTGGCGGACTTCCCTGAACACGACCCCAGCGGACATGAACAGGAGGGCCCCCGGCCTGCCGTCCTGGTTGGACTGCCCACGAACGCCGGGCGGCCTCGTTTCCCCGTGCTGATGCTCGCGCCGGTGACGACCTTCCGGGGACAACCCTGGGTGACGGCAGCTCCTGACCTGTACCCAGTGCTCAGCGTTGGGGCTGGAGGCTTGCGGGTGGATTCAGTCGCCCTGATCGATCAGACACGCGCCCTCGACGCCTCACGGGTGTCCCGCTACCTGGGGACCCTGACCTCAGGGGAATACGCCCCAGTCCATGCAGCAGTGCGGCTCATCTTCAGCATTTGA
- a CDS encoding family 43 glycosylhydrolase: MVDSVSPPRRSHAPSRAFAILLVALVSCQQASPTPDRAGTSIEAQKVHESRPGTYQNALTINAGPLGKVETCADPDIMRGQQPGDRNWYLYCTTDPLNANDRDAQGNFNFRLITMAKSTDLVHWTYVGDAFPQRPAWVRPDAGLWAPEVVYINGKYHLYYTASDTVAGGSAIGVATSESPTGPWVDSGTPAVEPHPAPCCSDSRRWTYDADVIQDPSGQRWIYYGSYFGGISVRHLSADGLRSDPATQKEIASANRYEGSNVFVKDGWYYLFVSATDCCRGPLSGYSVFVGRSRTPDGPFLDRDGVDLNATYVGGTPVLTMNGNRWVGPGHNAVFTDAGGQDWTVYHAIDRHDPYLAEPGGLNKRPALLDPVDWEGGWPTVRGGLGASDDVMPAPAAQPGQRSTYRVAKEKVPEPGKLLAAYSDEFNGTALDTAWTWVRPPAPAAASLEGGVLRFDTQAADLFEDSNNASVLTRPVPQGDYLVEVKLSINLPASGCCFNFAQAGLVMYGDDDNFVKLTQASIWETRQIEFAKEQAPVAPGFPRYGNTVLSAAAPDAIWFRVTKTTEHGEERYTASTSRDGTTWTRGSTWTHQLGSAPRVGLVSMGGAGFIARFDYVRMYSVKQKFPQ, translated from the coding sequence ATGGTTGACTCCGTATCCCCGCCTCGTCGATCACATGCGCCCTCAAGGGCGTTCGCGATCCTGCTCGTCGCCCTGGTGAGCTGTCAACAGGCGTCGCCCACCCCGGACCGCGCGGGCACGTCCATTGAAGCGCAGAAGGTCCATGAGTCCCGCCCGGGCACCTACCAGAACGCTCTGACGATCAATGCCGGGCCGCTCGGCAAGGTGGAAACGTGTGCTGACCCAGACATCATGCGCGGTCAGCAACCGGGCGACCGCAATTGGTACCTGTACTGCACGACCGATCCCCTGAACGCCAACGATCGCGACGCACAGGGCAACTTCAACTTCCGCCTCATCACGATGGCGAAGTCGACGGATCTCGTCCACTGGACGTACGTCGGTGACGCCTTTCCGCAGCGCCCGGCGTGGGTCCGTCCGGACGCGGGCCTGTGGGCACCGGAAGTTGTGTACATCAACGGCAAGTACCACCTGTATTACACCGCAAGCGACACGGTGGCGGGCGGCAGCGCGATCGGCGTCGCCACAAGCGAGTCGCCGACCGGGCCGTGGGTGGACAGCGGCACGCCTGCCGTGGAGCCGCACCCTGCGCCCTGCTGCTCAGACAGTCGCCGTTGGACCTATGACGCGGACGTCATTCAAGACCCGTCCGGGCAACGCTGGATCTATTACGGCTCCTACTTCGGCGGCATCTCGGTGCGCCACCTGTCTGCGGACGGGCTCCGCTCCGACCCGGCCACCCAGAAAGAAATCGCTTCTGCCAACCGCTACGAGGGCAGTAACGTCTTCGTGAAAGACGGTTGGTACTACCTGTTCGTGTCTGCCACAGACTGCTGTCGTGGCCCGTTGTCCGGCTATAGCGTGTTCGTGGGCCGCTCGCGTACCCCCGATGGACCGTTCCTCGACCGCGACGGTGTTGACCTGAACGCCACATACGTGGGCGGCACGCCCGTGCTGACCATGAACGGCAACCGCTGGGTCGGCCCCGGGCATAACGCGGTCTTCACGGATGCCGGAGGGCAGGACTGGACGGTGTATCACGCCATTGACCGTCATGACCCGTACCTCGCCGAGCCAGGCGGTCTGAACAAGCGGCCCGCGCTGCTTGACCCGGTGGATTGGGAGGGCGGGTGGCCCACTGTGCGCGGCGGTCTCGGCGCGTCCGACGACGTCATGCCTGCCCCGGCGGCACAACCGGGTCAGCGCAGCACCTACCGCGTGGCGAAAGAGAAAGTGCCGGAACCCGGCAAGCTGCTCGCGGCCTACAGCGACGAGTTCAACGGCACGGCGCTGGACACCGCCTGGACGTGGGTGCGTCCGCCGGCGCCTGCGGCCGCGAGCCTCGAAGGCGGCGTCCTGCGCTTCGACACCCAGGCGGCCGACCTGTTTGAGGACAGCAACAACGCCTCCGTGCTCACCCGTCCTGTGCCGCAAGGTGACTACCTGGTTGAGGTCAAGCTCAGCATCAACCTTCCGGCCTCGGGCTGCTGCTTTAACTTCGCTCAGGCGGGCCTGGTGATGTACGGTGACGACGACAACTTCGTGAAGCTCACCCAGGCGAGCATCTGGGAAACGCGTCAGATTGAGTTCGCCAAGGAGCAAGCCCCTGTCGCCCCGGGCTTCCCAAGGTACGGCAACACCGTGCTGAGTGCGGCCGCGCCCGACGCGATCTGGTTCCGCGTTACGAAGACGACCGAACACGGCGAAGAACGCTACACGGCCTCCACCAGCCGCGACGGCACGACGTGGACGCGCGGCAGCACCTGGACGCACCAGCTCGGGAGTGCCCCCCGCGTCGGCCTCGTCTCGATGGGTGGCGCAGGCTTCATCGCGCGCTTCGACTACGTGCGGATGTACAGCGTCAAGCAGAAGTTCCCACAGTAA
- a CDS encoding TetR/AcrR family transcriptional regulator codes for MTRGRPRTFDKRHALQQALKVFWTQGYEGTSLLDLTEAMHINRPSLYSAFGNKEALFRQALDLYADDYFGYVQAALQEPTARQFVERLLLGHADAQTTPGCPAGCLTVQGALATGPEARAITEELNARRAGSEQLIRQRLETARQAGDLPADVDPADLARFVATLSQGMAVQAAAGCSRADLHRVVHLALRAWPDSMPSA; via the coding sequence ATGACCCGTGGCCGACCCCGCACATTCGACAAACGCCACGCCCTGCAACAGGCCCTCAAGGTCTTCTGGACGCAGGGCTACGAAGGCACCTCGCTCCTGGACCTGACCGAGGCGATGCACATCAACCGCCCCAGCCTCTACTCGGCCTTCGGCAACAAGGAGGCCCTCTTTCGACAGGCGCTCGACCTGTACGCCGACGACTACTTCGGCTACGTGCAGGCCGCGCTGCAGGAACCCACCGCCCGCCAGTTCGTGGAACGCCTCCTGCTCGGCCACGCCGACGCGCAGACCACCCCCGGCTGTCCGGCCGGCTGCCTGACCGTCCAGGGCGCGCTCGCCACCGGGCCAGAGGCCCGCGCCATCACCGAGGAACTCAACGCCCGCCGCGCCGGCAGTGAGCAGCTGATCCGCCAGCGCCTGGAAACGGCCCGGCAGGCCGGCGACCTCCCGGCCGACGTCGACCCCGCCGACCTGGCGCGCTTCGTGGCGACGCTCTCCCAGGGGATGGCGGTGCAGGCCGCGGCCGGGTGCAGCCGCGCCGACCTGCACCGGGTGGTGCACCTCGCCCTGCGCGCCTGGCCGGACAGCATGCCGAGCGCCTGA